The Halotia branconii CENA392 region TGAGCCTGTTGTCAGAGGAAAAAAAGATATAGATTTAAAATATGATCCACCACCAGACTTAGTTGTTGAAATTGATATCACCAATAGTTCTTTAAACAAGCGCTCAATTTATGCAGCCTTGGGTGTGCCAGAAATTTGGCTGTACGATGGGCAAAATTTAAAATTTTTTGTTTTATCTGAGCAGGTTCAGACTTACAAACAAGTAAAGCAAAGCCCAACATTTCCTGTTTTAACGAAAAATGTTGTTCTTCAGTTGATTGAACAAAGTTTAACTGATGGAGAAACTGCAACTTTGCGCTCTTTTCGAGCTTGGCTGAAACAGAGGTTAGAACATTAAAATAGTTGAAATATCAAAATATTTGTTTGATAAATTCATCACAGCTTTAAAGCCTACATTAAACCGAACAGCTTGTTAACCAATCAAACGCAAAATGAGGTATTTCCGAGTTTGGGGAGTTGTTCCCAAGA contains the following coding sequences:
- a CDS encoding Uma2 family endonuclease, which codes for MTITPAEQRVILHNISWETFNTILQELGENRSERLAYNEGYLEIMTPLGEHENTNRFIDDLMRILADELNLNLKKFGSLTLKRDDIRRGIEPDSCYYIQNEPVVRGKKDIDLKYDPPPDLVVEIDITNSSLNKRSIYAALGVPEIWLYDGQNLKFFVLSEQVQTYKQVKQSPTFPVLTKNVVLQLIEQSLTDGETATLRSFRAWLKQRLEH